The Pantoea nemavictus genome includes a region encoding these proteins:
- the ibaG gene encoding BolA family iron metabolism protein IbaG — protein MENSEVQAVLMQALPLEEVHVLSNDGSHFQVIAVGEMFGELSRVKKQQAVYAPLMEYIADNRIHAVSIKTYTPAEWARDRKLNGF, from the coding sequence ATGGAAAATAGTGAAGTTCAGGCCGTGCTGATGCAGGCGCTACCATTAGAAGAAGTACACGTACTCAGCAACGATGGCAGTCATTTTCAGGTCATCGCGGTGGGCGAAATGTTCGGTGAACTGAGTCGCGTGAAGAAGCAGCAGGCTGTGTACGCGCCGCTGATGGAATACATTGCGGATAACCGTATTCATGCGGTTTCCATCAAAACTTATACCCCAGCCGAGTGGGCGCGCGACCGTAAACTCAACGGTTTCTAA
- the cgtA gene encoding Obg family GTPase CgtA gives MKFVDEATILAVAGDGGNGCVSFRREKYIPRGGPDGGDGGDGGDVYLLADENLNTLIDYRFEKSFRAERGQNGQSRDCTGKRGKDIIVKVPVGTRVIDQGTGETLGDMTRHEQKLMVAKGGWHGLGNTRFKSSVNRSPRQKTMGTPGEKRDLQLELMLLADVGMLGLPNAGKSTFIRSVSAAKPKVADYPFTTLVPSLGVVRMDSEKSFVVADIPGLIEGAADGAGLGIRFLKHLERCRVLLHLIDIAPIDESDPVENARIILGELEKYSDKLFQKPRWLVFNKTDLLSREEAESRAKAIAEALGWEDKYYLISAASRDGVTDLCWDVMSFIIENPKEAELEEKQPEKVAFMWDDYHREAMETAQEVEEDDDWDDDWDEEDDEGVEIIYQR, from the coding sequence ATGAAGTTTGTAGATGAAGCGACGATCCTTGCGGTCGCGGGTGATGGCGGCAACGGTTGCGTAAGCTTCCGCCGTGAAAAATATATTCCAAGAGGCGGCCCGGATGGCGGCGACGGCGGCGACGGCGGCGACGTATATCTGTTGGCGGATGAAAACCTCAACACCCTGATCGATTATCGCTTTGAAAAGTCTTTCCGTGCCGAACGTGGCCAGAATGGCCAGAGCCGTGATTGCACCGGTAAACGTGGTAAAGACATTATTGTTAAAGTGCCAGTCGGTACCCGCGTAATTGACCAGGGTACGGGCGAAACGCTGGGCGACATGACGCGCCATGAGCAGAAGCTGATGGTGGCGAAGGGCGGCTGGCATGGACTGGGTAACACCCGCTTTAAATCATCCGTTAACCGTTCACCGCGTCAGAAAACCATGGGCACACCGGGCGAAAAGCGTGATTTGCAGCTGGAACTGATGTTGCTGGCTGACGTCGGTATGCTGGGTCTGCCGAATGCCGGTAAATCGACCTTTATTCGTTCGGTTTCTGCAGCCAAACCCAAAGTGGCGGATTATCCGTTTACCACTCTGGTACCAAGCCTTGGCGTAGTCCGCATGGATAGCGAAAAGAGCTTTGTTGTGGCCGATATTCCTGGCCTGATTGAAGGTGCAGCGGATGGCGCGGGTCTGGGTATTCGCTTCCTGAAACACCTTGAGCGTTGTCGTGTTCTGTTACACCTCATCGACATTGCACCAATCGACGAATCTGATCCGGTTGAAAATGCCCGCATCATTCTTGGCGAACTGGAAAAATACAGCGATAAGCTGTTCCAGAAACCACGCTGGTTAGTCTTCAACAAGACTGACCTGCTGAGCCGTGAAGAAGCGGAAAGCCGTGCTAAGGCGATTGCAGAAGCGTTGGGTTGGGAAGATAAATACTACCTGATCTCTGCCGCAAGCCGCGATGGCGTGACTGACCTGTGCTGGGATGTGATGAGCTTTATCATCGAGAATCCTAAAGAAGCCGAGCTGGAAGAGAAACAGCCGGAGAAAGTGGCCTTCATGTGGGATGACTATCACCGTGAAGCCATGGAAACTGCGCAGGAAGTTGAAGAAGACGACGATTGGGATGATGACTGGGACGAAGAAGACGACGAAGGTGTCGAAATCATTTACCAGCGTTAA
- the mlaC gene encoding phospholipid-binding protein MlaC encodes MFKRFLMIAMLAIVPLAATAADQSNPYKLMNEAADKTFTRLKNEQPKIKQDPNYLREVVRQELMPYVQVKYAGALVLGRYYRDATPAQRDAYFAAFGDYLAQAYGQALALYNGQTYQIQPEQPIGDAKIVAIRVTIIDPNGRPPVRLDFQWRKNSQTGNWQAYDMVAEGISMITTKQNEWGDLLRTKGIDGLTAQLKTYAAQPITLDKKQ; translated from the coding sequence ATGTTTAAACGTTTCCTGATGATTGCCATGTTGGCAATTGTACCGCTGGCTGCGACGGCTGCGGACCAGAGCAATCCTTATAAGTTGATGAATGAAGCGGCGGACAAAACCTTCACGCGCCTGAAGAATGAACAGCCGAAGATTAAGCAGGATCCCAACTATTTGCGTGAAGTAGTGCGCCAGGAATTGATGCCATACGTGCAGGTGAAGTATGCCGGTGCGCTAGTCCTCGGCCGCTATTATCGTGATGCGACGCCCGCTCAGCGCGATGCCTACTTCGCTGCGTTCGGCGATTATCTGGCGCAGGCCTATGGCCAGGCGCTGGCGCTGTATAACGGCCAAACTTACCAGATTCAGCCGGAGCAGCCGATTGGTGATGCTAAGATCGTGGCGATTCGCGTTACGATTATTGATCCAAATGGCCGCCCACCGGTGCGCCTTGATTTCCAGTGGCGTAAGAACAGCCAAACGGGCAACTGGCAGGCTTATGACATGGTCGCCGAGGGCATCAGCATGATTACCACCAAACAAAATGAGTGGGGCGATCTGCTGCGTACCAAAGGTATTGATGGCCTGACGGCTCAGCTGAAAACCTATGCAGCACAGCCGATCACCCTGGATAAAAAGCAATAA
- the ispB gene encoding octaprenyl diphosphate synthase: MNLEQINELTAQDMAAVNQTILEQLNSEVSLINQLGYYIISGGGKRIRPMIAVLSARALNYQGSLHITNAALIEFIHTATLLHDDVVDESDMRRGKATANAAFGNAASVLVGDFIYTRSFQMMTSMGSLKILALMSEAVNVIAEGEVLQLMNCNDPDITEESYMRVIYSKTARLFEAASQASAILADATPAQEKALQDYGRYLGTAFQLIDDLLDYSADGETLGKNTGDDLSEGKPTLPLLHAMHNGTPEQTQMIRKAIEEGNGRHLLEPVLAAMQQTGSLEWTRKRAEEEADKAISALQVLPESPWRSALEALAHMSVQRDF; encoded by the coding sequence ATGAACTTAGAACAGATTAATGAATTAACCGCGCAGGATATGGCGGCCGTCAACCAGACCATCCTCGAGCAGCTGAATTCAGAAGTCTCACTGATTAACCAGTTGGGCTATTACATCATCAGCGGCGGGGGAAAACGCATCCGTCCGATGATCGCTGTGCTGTCTGCACGCGCGCTGAATTATCAGGGATCGTTGCATATCACCAATGCGGCGCTGATTGAATTTATCCATACGGCCACGCTGCTGCACGATGATGTCGTGGATGAATCCGATATGCGCCGTGGCAAAGCAACGGCCAACGCGGCATTTGGTAATGCGGCTAGCGTGCTGGTAGGGGATTTTATTTATACCCGCTCATTCCAGATGATGACCAGTATGGGATCCTTAAAGATCCTTGCGCTGATGTCTGAAGCGGTCAACGTGATCGCGGAAGGGGAAGTGCTGCAGTTAATGAACTGCAACGATCCGGATATCACCGAAGAGAGCTACATGCGGGTGATCTACAGCAAAACCGCGCGCCTTTTTGAAGCGGCTTCACAGGCTTCTGCGATTTTAGCCGATGCGACGCCAGCGCAGGAAAAGGCGTTGCAGGATTATGGTCGCTACCTTGGCACGGCTTTCCAGCTTATCGATGATTTGCTGGATTACAGCGCGGATGGTGAAACGCTGGGTAAAAATACCGGTGATGACCTGAGCGAAGGTAAGCCGACGCTGCCGTTGCTGCATGCAATGCACAATGGAACGCCAGAACAGACGCAGATGATTCGTAAAGCCATTGAAGAAGGCAACGGTCGCCATCTGCTGGAACCGGTACTGGCGGCGATGCAACAAACGGGATCGCTGGAATGGACCCGCAAACGCGCTGAGGAAGAGGCTGATAAAGCCATCTCGGCGCTGCAGGTATTACCCGAAAGCCCGTGGCGTAGCGCACTGGAAGCGCTGGCGCACATGTCAGTACAGCGCGACTTCTGA
- the murA gene encoding UDP-N-acetylglucosamine 1-carboxyvinyltransferase, with protein sequence MDKFRVQGPTRLSGEVTISGAKNAALPILFAALLAEEPVEIQNVPKLRDIDTTMKLLNLLGARVERNGSVHVDAREVNVFSAPYDLVKTMRASIWALGPLVARFGQGQVSLPGGCAIGARPVDLHITGLEQLGAEIKLEEGYVKASVNGRLRGAHIVMDKVSVGATVTIMSAATLATGITIIENAAREPEIVDTANFLNTLGAKISGAGTDKITIEGVERLGGGVYRVLPDRIETGTFLVAAAISRGKVLCRNTQPDTLDAVLAKLRDAGADIEVGADWISLDMHGKRPKAVNIRTAPHPGFPTDMQAQFTLLNLVAEGTGVITETIFENRFMHIPELIRMGAHAEIESNTAICHGVETLSGAQVMATDLRASASLVLAGCIAEGTTIVDRIYHIDRGYEHIEDKLKAMGANIERVSGE encoded by the coding sequence ATGGACAAATTTCGTGTGCAAGGCCCCACCCGTTTAAGTGGTGAAGTGACCATTTCCGGGGCGAAGAATGCTGCGTTGCCGATTCTGTTTGCTGCGCTGCTGGCTGAAGAGCCGGTAGAGATTCAGAACGTGCCGAAGCTGCGTGATATCGATACCACCATGAAGCTGTTGAATTTGCTGGGTGCTCGCGTTGAGCGCAATGGTTCGGTCCACGTTGATGCTCGCGAAGTTAATGTCTTCAGTGCGCCCTATGATTTGGTAAAAACCATGCGCGCATCAATCTGGGCGCTAGGTCCATTAGTGGCGCGTTTTGGTCAGGGACAGGTTTCTCTGCCAGGCGGCTGTGCCATTGGTGCACGTCCGGTTGACCTGCACATTACTGGCCTTGAACAGCTGGGTGCGGAAATTAAGCTGGAAGAAGGCTACGTTAAAGCTTCGGTAAATGGCCGCCTGAGAGGCGCGCACATCGTAATGGATAAAGTGTCTGTCGGCGCTACCGTTACCATCATGAGCGCTGCGACGCTGGCAACCGGCATCACCATCATTGAAAACGCCGCGCGTGAGCCGGAGATTGTCGATACGGCAAACTTCCTCAACACGCTGGGTGCGAAAATTAGCGGTGCGGGCACAGACAAAATCACCATTGAAGGCGTTGAGCGTCTGGGCGGCGGCGTTTATCGCGTGCTGCCAGACCGCATCGAAACCGGGACTTTCCTGGTCGCGGCTGCGATTTCACGCGGTAAAGTGCTGTGCCGTAATACCCAGCCGGATACGCTGGATGCGGTGTTGGCGAAACTGCGTGATGCAGGCGCCGACATTGAAGTTGGCGCAGATTGGATTAGCCTTGATATGCACGGTAAGCGTCCAAAAGCGGTTAACATCCGCACGGCGCCGCATCCGGGCTTCCCAACTGACATGCAGGCGCAGTTTACGCTGTTAAACCTGGTGGCCGAAGGAACCGGTGTGATCACCGAAACCATCTTCGAAAACCGCTTTATGCATATCCCTGAGCTGATTCGTATGGGTGCGCATGCGGAAATCGAAAGCAACACGGCGATTTGTCACGGTGTTGAAACGCTGTCGGGTGCGCAGGTCATGGCAACCGATCTACGTGCATCTGCGAGTCTGGTATTGGCGGGTTGTATTGCTGAAGGCACCACCATTGTGGATCGTATTTATCACATTGACCGTGGCTATGAGCATATCGAAGACAAATTGAAAGCGATGGGTGCAAATATCGAGCGCGTTAGCGGCGAATAA
- the mlaB gene encoding lipid asymmetry maintenance protein MlaB, whose protein sequence is MSEPLRWQRTASTLALSGKLDRDTLLTLWQERDTAVADIATIDVSGLERVDSAGLALLVHLREIARAQGSAPLFSGISDKLQSLITLYNLQQIIVSAEKIA, encoded by the coding sequence ATGAGTGAACCGTTACGCTGGCAGCGCACTGCCAGCACGCTGGCCCTAAGCGGCAAATTAGATCGTGATACATTGCTGACGTTATGGCAGGAACGTGACACCGCGGTAGCAGATATCGCTACTATTGATGTCTCGGGGCTGGAAAGAGTGGATTCAGCTGGTCTGGCGCTGCTGGTGCATTTGCGTGAAATCGCGCGGGCACAAGGCAGCGCACCGCTTTTCAGCGGGATCTCCGATAAACTCCAGTCATTAATTACGCTGTATAACCTGCAGCAGATTATTGTTTCTGCAGAAAAAATCGCCTGA
- the rplU gene encoding 50S ribosomal protein L21 has protein sequence MYAVFQSGGKQHRVSEGQTVRLEKLDIATGETIEFDQVLMIANGEDVKIGAPLVSGGVIKAEVVAHGRGEKIKIVKFRRRKHYRKQAGHRQWFTDVKITVIGA, from the coding sequence ATGTACGCGGTTTTCCAAAGTGGTGGTAAACAACACCGAGTAAGCGAAGGTCAGACCGTTCGCCTGGAAAAGCTGGACATCGCAACCGGTGAAACCATTGAGTTTGACCAGGTTCTGATGATCGCAAATGGCGAAGACGTGAAAATCGGCGCGCCACTGGTTTCAGGCGGTGTGATCAAGGCAGAAGTTGTTGCTCACGGTCGTGGCGAGAAAATTAAAATCGTTAAGTTTCGTCGTCGTAAACACTACCGTAAGCAAGCTGGTCACCGTCAGTGGTTCACAGATGTGAAAATCACTGTGATCGGCGCGTAA
- the mlaE gene encoding lipid asymmetry maintenance ABC transporter permease subunit MlaE — translation MLLQALASFGRQGINTCAAFGRAGLMLFHALVGKPAFRRHAPLLVKQLYSVGVLSLLIIVVSGLFIGMVLGLQGYLVLTTYNAETSLGMLVALSLLRELGPVVTALLFAGRAGSALTAEIGLMKATEQLSSMEMMAVDPLRRVVSPRFWAGFISMPLLALIFTAVGIAGGALVGVSWKGIDPGFFWSAMQNAVDFRTDVVNCMIKSAVFAVTVTWIALFNGYDAIPTSEGISRATTRTVVHASLAVLGLDFVLTALMFGN, via the coding sequence ATGTTGTTACAGGCGCTAGCGTCATTTGGACGTCAGGGGATTAATACCTGTGCCGCTTTTGGCCGCGCAGGCCTCATGCTATTTCATGCGCTGGTGGGTAAGCCGGCGTTTCGTCGACATGCGCCGCTGCTGGTAAAACAGCTATATAGCGTGGGCGTGTTATCGTTGCTGATCATCGTGGTATCCGGGCTATTTATTGGCATGGTGCTGGGCCTACAGGGCTATCTGGTGCTCACCACCTACAATGCGGAAACCAGCCTTGGCATGTTAGTGGCGCTTTCGCTGCTGCGTGAACTGGGGCCCGTGGTGACGGCGTTGCTGTTCGCGGGTCGTGCGGGTTCCGCATTGACGGCGGAAATTGGGTTAATGAAAGCGACTGAGCAGCTCTCCAGTATGGAGATGATGGCGGTGGATCCGCTGCGTCGCGTTGTCTCTCCACGTTTCTGGGCTGGCTTCATCAGCATGCCGTTGCTGGCGCTGATTTTTACCGCGGTGGGTATTGCGGGTGGTGCGCTGGTTGGGGTGAGCTGGAAAGGTATCGATCCCGGCTTCTTCTGGTCGGCGATGCAAAACGCAGTGGATTTCCGCACGGATGTCGTTAACTGCATGATCAAAAGCGCGGTCTTTGCCGTCACGGTAACCTGGATTGCGCTGTTTAATGGCTATGATGCCATCCCGACCTCGGAAGGGATTAGTCGGGCGACGACGCGTACTGTAGTGCATGCTTCACTGGCGGTACTCGGTTTGGATTTTGTGCTGACAGCACTGATGTTTGGGAATTGA
- a CDS encoding hotdog fold thioesterase yields MAIWKRSVDLETLNKLGENSLVAHVGIVFTAIGEDYLEATMPVDVRTQQPFGLLHGGASVVLAESMGSIAGYLSIEEGKSVVGIEVSASHHRAVSSGEVRGICRPLHLGARNQSWQIEIRNARDQLCCTSRLTVAVLG; encoded by the coding sequence ATGGCAATTTGGAAACGATCAGTCGATCTTGAGACGCTAAATAAGCTGGGTGAAAACTCGCTGGTGGCACACGTGGGCATTGTGTTCACCGCCATCGGTGAAGATTACCTTGAGGCCACCATGCCGGTGGATGTCCGGACGCAGCAGCCGTTTGGCCTATTGCACGGCGGCGCCTCGGTGGTGCTGGCGGAGTCGATGGGATCTATCGCCGGTTACCTCAGTATTGAGGAAGGCAAAAGTGTGGTGGGGATTGAAGTCAGCGCTAGCCACCACCGCGCGGTGAGCAGCGGTGAAGTGCGCGGGATTTGCCGTCCGCTGCACCTTGGTGCGCGCAATCAGAGCTGGCAGATTGAGATCCGCAACGCCCGCGATCAGCTGTGCTGTACGTCGCGTTTGACGGTGGCGGTGCTGGGTTAG
- the mlaD gene encoding outer membrane lipid asymmetry maintenance protein MlaD, with protein MQSKKSEIWVGVFMLAALLALLFLGLRVADLKTIGTEPTWKMYATFDNIGGLKVSSPVKIGGVLIGRVADISLDEKTLSPRVTMDISDKYANKIPDTSSLAIRTQGLLGEQFLALNLGFDDPELGSAMLKDGGTLRDTKSALVLEDLIGQFLYKSGDNKPDDKSQGAESAPATPATTE; from the coding sequence ATGCAAAGCAAGAAAAGCGAAATCTGGGTAGGCGTCTTCATGCTGGCTGCGCTGTTAGCGCTGTTATTCCTCGGTCTGCGCGTTGCCGACCTCAAAACCATCGGCACCGAGCCGACGTGGAAGATGTATGCCACCTTCGATAATATCGGCGGATTAAAAGTTAGCTCGCCGGTAAAAATTGGCGGTGTGCTCATTGGTCGGGTAGCGGATATTTCATTGGATGAGAAGACGCTTTCGCCGCGTGTGACCATGGATATCAGCGATAAATATGCCAATAAAATTCCGGACACCAGCTCATTAGCGATTCGTACTCAAGGTCTGCTCGGCGAGCAGTTCCTGGCGCTTAATTTAGGTTTTGACGATCCCGAACTAGGTTCGGCCATGTTGAAAGATGGCGGTACTCTGCGCGATACCAAGTCGGCATTAGTACTGGAAGATCTAATTGGTCAATTCCTTTATAAGAGCGGTGACAACAAGCCCGACGATAAATCCCAGGGTGCGGAGAGCGCACCAGCAACACCTGCAACAACGGAATAA
- the mlaF gene encoding phospholipid ABC transporter ATP-binding protein MlaF has protein sequence MIQQQTNLVEVRGVSFTRGDRTIFDDISLTVPAGKVTAIMGPSGIGKTTLLRLIGGQLQPDKGEIWFRDQNIPTLSRTKLYEARKKMSMLFQSGALFTDLNVYENVAWPLREHTRLPPELLHSTVLMKLEAVGLRGAAKLMPAELSGGMARRAALARAIALEPELIMFDEPFVGQDPITMGVLVKLIDELNHALGLTCIVVSHDVPEVLSIADHAYIVAGQKIIAQGSAPELRENPDPRVRQFIEGHADGPVPFRFAAGDYLSDLTRSGRT, from the coding sequence ATGATCCAGCAGCAAACGAATCTGGTTGAGGTTCGTGGCGTCAGTTTCACGCGCGGAGATCGTACCATCTTCGACGACATCTCTTTAACCGTACCCGCCGGTAAAGTTACGGCAATTATGGGTCCGTCAGGTATTGGTAAAACCACGCTGTTGCGTCTGATTGGTGGACAATTGCAGCCTGATAAAGGTGAGATTTGGTTCCGCGATCAGAACATCCCGACGCTCTCACGCACCAAATTGTATGAAGCACGCAAAAAAATGAGCATGCTTTTTCAGTCAGGTGCACTTTTTACCGATCTCAACGTGTATGAAAACGTGGCCTGGCCTTTGCGTGAACATACGCGGTTACCGCCGGAATTATTGCATAGCACCGTGCTAATGAAGCTGGAAGCGGTGGGTTTGCGTGGGGCAGCTAAACTGATGCCAGCAGAACTTTCTGGCGGCATGGCGCGCCGTGCCGCACTGGCGCGCGCAATTGCGCTGGAGCCGGAACTGATTATGTTCGATGAACCCTTTGTGGGGCAGGATCCGATCACCATGGGCGTGCTAGTTAAGTTAATTGATGAGCTTAATCATGCATTAGGTTTGACATGCATTGTGGTTTCACACGATGTGCCTGAGGTCTTGAGCATTGCCGATCATGCCTATATTGTTGCCGGACAAAAAATCATTGCCCAGGGCAGTGCGCCGGAACTGCGGGAAAATCCTGATCCGCGCGTGCGCCAGTTTATTGAGGGTCATGCGGATGGTCCGGTGCCGTTCCGCTTTGCCGCTGGCGATTATCTCAGCGACTTGACCCGCTCAGGGAGAACGTAG
- a CDS encoding helix-turn-helix domain-containing protein, whose translation MYTRKEDWHPADIIAALRKKGTSLAALSRQSGLSSSTLANALSRPWPKGEWLIANAIKVHPAEIWPSRYFDPASGMLLDRKQRIRSPKDRKKV comes from the coding sequence ATGTACACAAGGAAAGAGGATTGGCACCCGGCAGATATCATTGCTGCACTACGCAAGAAAGGCACATCACTGGCGGCATTATCACGGCAATCAGGGCTGAGCTCTTCAACGCTTGCCAATGCGCTGTCGCGCCCCTGGCCAAAAGGTGAGTGGCTGATTGCCAATGCGATCAAGGTTCATCCTGCAGAGATCTGGCCAAGTCGTTACTTTGATCCTGCCAGTGGCATGCTGCTGGATCGTAAGCAACGCATACGATCGCCTAAGGATCGTAAAAAAGTCTGA
- the dhbA gene encoding 2,3-dihydro-2,3-dihydroxybenzoate dehydrogenase, with the protein MNTFDFSGKIVWVTGAGKGIGYHTALSFHQAGAQVIGFDLRFDQADYPFTTQVLNVANALEVKAVCQRLLADQPRLDVLVNGAGILRIGSTDELTFEDWQACLAVNAGGAFNMFQQTLPVFRQQRAGAIVTIASNAAHAPRIGMSAYGASKAALRSLCLTVGLEMAPFGVRCNIVSPGSTDTDMQRSLWHTPEAEQEMINGFPDQYKLGIPLRKIAKPQEIVANVMFLASDLASHVVLQDIVVDGGATLGS; encoded by the coding sequence ATGAATACCTTTGATTTCAGTGGAAAAATTGTCTGGGTCACCGGCGCGGGCAAAGGCATTGGTTATCACACGGCGTTGAGCTTTCATCAGGCGGGTGCACAGGTGATCGGCTTCGATCTGCGTTTCGATCAGGCTGACTATCCGTTTACTACCCAGGTGCTGAATGTGGCGAATGCGCTTGAAGTCAAAGCGGTTTGCCAGCGTTTGCTGGCGGATCAGCCCCGTCTGGATGTGCTGGTAAACGGTGCCGGCATCCTGCGCATTGGCAGCACTGATGAGCTGACGTTCGAGGACTGGCAAGCCTGTTTGGCGGTAAATGCCGGTGGCGCGTTCAATATGTTTCAGCAAACCTTGCCGGTGTTTCGCCAGCAGCGCGCGGGCGCGATTGTCACTATCGCCTCGAACGCCGCGCACGCACCACGCATCGGCATGTCCGCCTATGGCGCATCCAAGGCGGCGCTGCGCAGCTTGTGTCTGACCGTTGGGCTGGAGATGGCACCTTTCGGCGTGCGCTGCAATATCGTGTCACCGGGTTCGACCGATACCGATATGCAGCGCAGCCTGTGGCATACGCCTGAAGCGGAACAGGAGATGATCAATGGCTTCCCGGATCAGTACAAACTGGGGATTCCGTTGCGTAAGATCGCTAAGCCGCAGGAGATCGTGGCTAACGTGATGTTCCTCGCTTCGGATCTTGCCAGCCACGTGGTACTGCAGGATATTGTGGTCGACGGTGGCGCAACGCTGGGATCCTAA
- a CDS encoding calcium/sodium antiporter — MFVASALLFIGLILLVYGADRLVFSAAILCRSFGIPPLIIGMTVVSIGTSLPELIISFSAAQHGQMDLAVGTALGSNITNILLILGGAALLHPLTVHSNLIRRELPLMLLVSLLSGIMLFDNHLSRLDGVALLLIALGYLLVVIRIARRAERDNNDTLTREQLAELPRDEAGNTVAFLWLAVALIILPMSTRMVIDNATVFADYFGVSELVMGLTLIAVGTSLPELATVVAGALKGEDDIAIGNLIGANIFNLAIVLGLPALIHPGSIDAHAFARDYWVMLAVSVLFALLCLLRKRRIGRIAGTLLLGGFVAWVLWLWFSPMLITSY, encoded by the coding sequence ATGTTCGTAGCCTCTGCCTTGCTGTTTATCGGATTGATTTTACTGGTTTACGGTGCTGACCGTCTGGTATTCAGTGCCGCGATCCTTTGTCGATCCTTTGGCATCCCACCGCTGATTATTGGCATGACGGTGGTGAGCATTGGCACATCATTACCGGAATTGATTATTTCGTTTTCGGCCGCACAGCACGGACAAATGGATTTAGCGGTTGGCACCGCGCTGGGTTCCAACATCACAAATATACTTTTAATTCTGGGTGGCGCGGCGCTGCTGCACCCATTGACAGTACACTCCAATCTGATTCGGCGCGAACTGCCATTAATGCTGCTCGTCTCGCTGCTCAGCGGCATCATGCTGTTTGATAATCATCTCAGTCGTCTCGACGGCGTCGCGCTGCTGCTGATTGCGCTGGGTTATCTTTTGGTGGTGATCCGCATCGCCCGCCGTGCTGAACGTGATAATAACGACACTCTCACCCGCGAACAGCTGGCCGAACTGCCGCGCGATGAAGCTGGCAATACCGTGGCTTTTCTTTGGCTGGCGGTCGCGCTGATTATTCTGCCGATGTCGACACGCATGGTAATCGACAACGCCACCGTCTTTGCCGACTACTTCGGTGTGAGCGAACTGGTAATGGGCCTGACGTTGATTGCCGTTGGCACCAGCTTGCCTGAATTGGCGACCGTCGTGGCAGGCGCGCTGAAAGGTGAAGACGATATCGCCATCGGCAACCTGATCGGCGCCAATATCTTCAATCTGGCGATTGTGCTCGGTCTGCCGGCACTGATTCATCCCGGCAGCATTGATGCGCATGCCTTTGCGCGTGATTACTGGGTGATGCTGGCAGTTAGCGTGCTGTTCGCCCTGCTCTGTCTGCTGCGCAAGCGCCGCATTGGTCGTATCGCAGGCACGCTATTATTAGGTGGATTTGTCGCGTGGGTGCTGTGGTTGTGGTTCAGCCCCATGCTTATCACAAGCTATTAA
- the rpmA gene encoding 50S ribosomal protein L27 produces MAHKKAGGSTRNGRDSNAKRLGVKRFGGESVLAGSIIVRQRGTKFHAGSNVGCGRDHTLFATADGKVKFEIKGPNNRKYISIVAE; encoded by the coding sequence ATGGCACATAAGAAGGCTGGTGGCTCGACCCGTAACGGTCGCGACTCCAATGCAAAACGTCTGGGTGTAAAACGTTTCGGTGGTGAATCTGTTTTGGCAGGTAGCATCATCGTTCGTCAGCGTGGCACCAAATTCCACGCAGGTAGCAACGTAGGTTGTGGTCGTGACCACACCCTGTTTGCCACCGCAGACGGCAAAGTTAAATTCGAGATTAAAGGCCCGAACAACCGTAAATATATCAGCATCGTTGCTGAGTAA